A DNA window from Streptomyces bacillaris contains the following coding sequences:
- a CDS encoding SCO2400 family protein, which yields MDYCHPCRRHLNGALACAGCGTPAEALGPFAPPAPTPSGPLPDAPDGPGGAATPAPGGRSRSRSRRRARGNHRRRGRTVLLAVGGLVLAAGALSLAELAMEPGGRDDGAADYVREAPRGPEEPAPDSASGSVSGGGPQDPGPVTSGEGRPVHPSASGGGPAAAPAPGATATASPTGSPDPDRDDQEPDDATASPGSTPDASDSPPADPPGPGEPEEPTTAPAPPPPGEPTVDPTPTPTPTPSPTCTRFLWWCT from the coding sequence ATGGATTACTGCCACCCGTGCCGACGGCATCTCAACGGAGCCCTGGCCTGCGCCGGGTGCGGAACTCCCGCCGAGGCACTGGGCCCCTTCGCGCCGCCCGCGCCCACACCCTCGGGCCCCCTGCCGGACGCGCCGGACGGACCGGGTGGAGCCGCCACGCCCGCTCCCGGTGGCCGTTCCCGGTCCCGTTCCCGTCGGCGTGCGCGGGGCAACCACCGCAGACGCGGCCGTACGGTGCTGCTCGCCGTGGGCGGCCTGGTCCTGGCGGCGGGGGCGCTGAGCCTGGCGGAACTGGCGATGGAGCCGGGCGGCCGGGACGACGGCGCCGCCGATTACGTACGGGAGGCGCCGCGCGGTCCCGAGGAGCCCGCGCCGGACTCCGCCTCTGGTTCCGTCTCGGGCGGAGGGCCGCAGGACCCGGGCCCGGTGACGTCCGGCGAGGGCAGGCCCGTGCACCCGTCGGCCTCGGGCGGCGGTCCGGCGGCAGCACCGGCTCCGGGCGCCACTGCGACGGCCTCGCCCACGGGGTCCCCGGACCCGGACCGGGACGACCAGGAGCCCGACGACGCCACGGCCTCGCCCGGTTCGACGCCGGACGCCTCGGACAGCCCGCCCGCCGATCCGCCGGGCCCGGGGGAGCCGGAGGAGCCGACGACCGCGCCCGCGCCCCCGCCGCCGGGCGAACCGACCGTGGACCCGACGCCCACGCCCACCCCGACACCGTCCCCGACCTGCACCCGCTTCCTGTGGTGGTGCACGTAA
- a CDS encoding MarR family winged helix-turn-helix transcriptional regulator, with translation MATRTDPLTLEVVELIGTVVARYHEEYDRAAAAHSLTGAQARVLGLLALEPTPMRKIAVKLKCEPSNVTGIVDRLETRGLVERRPDPADRRVKLAAATETGRQTARELRDSLDFAREPLAELSEAERTVLRDLLRRMLGES, from the coding sequence ATGGCCACCCGCACAGACCCCCTGACCCTCGAGGTCGTCGAGCTGATCGGCACCGTCGTGGCGCGCTACCACGAGGAGTACGACCGTGCCGCCGCCGCGCACTCCCTCACCGGGGCGCAGGCGCGGGTCCTCGGGCTGCTCGCGCTGGAGCCGACCCCGATGCGGAAGATCGCCGTCAAGCTGAAGTGCGAGCCGTCGAACGTGACCGGCATCGTCGACCGTCTGGAGACCCGCGGCCTGGTCGAGCGCAGGCCGGACCCGGCCGACCGCCGGGTGAAGCTGGCCGCCGCGACGGAGACGGGCCGGCAGACGGCCCGGGAGCTGCGGGACTCGCTGGACTTCGCCCGGGAGCCGCTGGCCGAGCTGTCGGAGGCTGAGCGGACGGTGCTACGGGATCTGCTGCGGCGGATGCTGGGCGAGAGCTGA
- a CDS encoding NADP-dependent oxidoreductase translates to MSAALPASSREWHLVARPHGWPEAEDFALREAAVAAPAEGRILVRNKYFSVDPYMRGRMNDVKSYTPPFKLDHPMDGGAVGEVIASNAEGFAVGDHVLHGLGWREIAHVPAQHAVKVDPDLAPLSAYLGVLGMTGLTAYAGLFEVASFKEGDAVFVSGAAGAVGSQVGQLAKLKGASRVIGSAGSDEKVKLLVEEYGFDAAFNYKNGPVRDQLKEAAPDGIDVYFDNVGGDHLEAAIGALNVHGRATICGMIAQYNATEPTPGPRNMALIIGKRLRLQGMLVGDHADLQPKFVEEVAGWLASGELKYQETVVEGIEKGYDAFVGLLRGENTGKMIVSLV, encoded by the coding sequence ATGTCTGCAGCACTTCCCGCGTCCAGCCGCGAATGGCACCTCGTCGCCCGCCCCCACGGCTGGCCCGAGGCCGAGGACTTCGCGCTGCGCGAGGCCGCGGTGGCCGCTCCGGCCGAAGGTCGCATCCTCGTCCGCAACAAGTACTTCTCCGTCGACCCGTACATGCGGGGCCGGATGAACGACGTGAAGTCGTACACCCCGCCGTTCAAGCTCGACCACCCCATGGACGGCGGCGCGGTCGGTGAGGTCATTGCCTCGAACGCCGAGGGCTTCGCCGTCGGCGACCACGTCCTGCACGGCCTCGGCTGGCGCGAGATCGCCCATGTGCCCGCGCAGCACGCGGTGAAGGTCGACCCCGACCTCGCCCCGCTCTCCGCCTACCTCGGCGTGCTCGGCATGACCGGACTCACCGCCTACGCGGGCCTGTTCGAGGTGGCCTCCTTCAAGGAGGGCGACGCGGTCTTCGTCTCCGGCGCCGCCGGTGCCGTGGGCAGCCAGGTCGGCCAGCTCGCCAAGCTCAAGGGCGCCTCCCGGGTCATCGGCTCGGCCGGCTCCGACGAGAAGGTCAAGCTCCTCGTCGAGGAGTACGGCTTCGACGCCGCGTTCAACTACAAGAACGGGCCGGTCCGCGACCAGCTCAAGGAGGCCGCCCCGGACGGCATCGACGTCTACTTCGACAACGTCGGCGGCGACCACCTCGAAGCCGCGATCGGCGCGCTCAACGTGCACGGCCGCGCCACCATCTGCGGGATGATCGCCCAGTACAACGCCACCGAGCCGACCCCCGGCCCGCGCAACATGGCGCTGATCATCGGCAAGCGTCTGCGGCTCCAGGGCATGCTCGTGGGCGACCACGCCGACCTCCAGCCGAAGTTCGTCGAGGAGGTCGCCGGCTGGCTGGCCTCCGGCGAGCTGAAGTACCAGGAGACGGTGGTCGAGGGCATCGAGAAGGGGTACGACGCGTTCGTCGGCCTCCTGCGCGGCGAGAACACCGGAAAGATGATCGTCTCGCTGGTCTGA
- a CDS encoding organic hydroperoxide resistance protein, which translates to MTIQKIDVAYTAVATAENGRDGRVSSDDGQLDVVVNPPKALGGSGAGTNPEQLFAAGYSACFQGALGVVARQESADISGSTVTAEVSIGKTEAGGFGLEVAIRATIPNVDAATAQALVEKAHQVCPYSNATRGNIKVELSVA; encoded by the coding sequence ATGACCATCCAGAAGATCGACGTCGCCTACACCGCTGTCGCCACCGCCGAGAACGGCCGCGACGGCCGGGTCTCCTCGGACGACGGCCAGCTCGACGTCGTGGTCAACCCGCCGAAGGCCCTGGGCGGCAGCGGCGCGGGCACCAACCCGGAGCAGCTCTTCGCGGCGGGCTACAGCGCCTGCTTCCAGGGCGCGCTGGGCGTCGTCGCCCGCCAGGAGAGCGCCGACATCTCCGGCTCGACGGTCACCGCCGAGGTCTCCATCGGCAAGACCGAGGCCGGTGGCTTCGGCCTGGAGGTCGCCATCCGCGCGACCATCCCCAACGTCGACGCGGCCACCGCGCAGGCGCTCGTCGAGAAGGCCCACCAGGTCTGCCCGTACTCGAACGCGACCCGCGGCAACATCAAGGTCGAGCTGTCCGTGGCCTGA
- a CDS encoding EI24 domain-containing protein: protein MNDLGAGFGYLLKGQRWVARHGRWFGFGLLPGLITLVVYAGALVGLGYGADDFVAWATPFADDWSSPWLGLLRTTLTALVFVLGLFLAVITFTAVTLLVGQPFYDSLSEEVERSEGGEVPESGLPLWRELWISARDSVRILLRVALFGIALFACGFIPVVGQTVVPALGFCVSGYFLAQELTGVALQRRGLPLKKQLGLLRGRLPLVLGFGVPLALSFLVPFVAVFLMPGAVAGATLLARDLVDPARGFPATGTGGIAAPQERAV, encoded by the coding sequence ATGAACGATCTCGGGGCAGGCTTCGGCTACTTGCTGAAAGGGCAGCGCTGGGTCGCCCGGCACGGACGGTGGTTCGGCTTCGGGCTGCTGCCCGGACTCATCACGCTCGTCGTCTACGCCGGAGCCCTGGTCGGACTCGGTTACGGCGCCGACGACTTCGTCGCCTGGGCCACCCCGTTCGCGGACGACTGGTCCTCGCCCTGGCTGGGCCTGCTCCGCACCACCCTGACCGCGCTGGTCTTCGTCCTCGGCCTCTTCCTCGCCGTCATCACCTTCACCGCCGTCACCCTCCTGGTGGGCCAGCCGTTCTACGACTCGCTCTCGGAGGAGGTCGAGCGCAGCGAGGGCGGCGAGGTCCCCGAGTCGGGGCTGCCGCTCTGGCGCGAACTGTGGATCTCCGCCCGTGACTCGGTCCGCATCCTGCTGCGCGTCGCGCTCTTCGGGATCGCCCTCTTCGCCTGCGGCTTCATCCCCGTCGTCGGCCAGACCGTCGTCCCGGCCCTGGGCTTCTGCGTCTCCGGCTACTTCCTGGCCCAGGAGCTGACCGGCGTGGCCCTCCAGCGGCGCGGACTGCCCCTGAAGAAGCAGCTCGGGCTGTTGCGCGGCCGGCTGCCGCTGGTGCTGGGCTTCGGGGTCCCGCTGGCCCTGTCGTTCCTGGTCCCGTTCGTCGCCGTGTTCCTGATGCCGGGGGCGGTCGCCGGGGCCACCCTCCTCGCCCGCGACCTGGTCGACCCGGCCCGGGGCTTCCCGGCCACCGGCACCGGTGGGATCGCCGCGCCGCAGGAGCGGGCCGTCTGA